A section of the Paenibacillus yonginensis genome encodes:
- a CDS encoding BglII/BstYI family type II restriction endonuclease, producing MKVGAQYSHLNGFEYLKVHKPEILDEIYEVIYRIDAEKCKTKLSEERTKYGKLLYSPGDMNKAFKDELERRDWKEERYKYFVTDDEDLTRKILTLSPKKQKKEIEEAGKIPFESYNQTDFVKNRTAVELQFGKYSFVAFDIFVKHMGFYIADKIDVGIEILPMRKLLNEMSSGPSYYERELQHIIRQGRGNPPFPFLLIGIEP from the coding sequence GTGAAAGTTGGGGCACAATACTCTCATCTTAATGGCTTTGAGTATTTGAAAGTACATAAACCAGAGATTTTGGATGAAATTTATGAAGTTATATACCGAATTGACGCAGAAAAGTGTAAGACTAAGTTAAGCGAAGAAAGAACAAAATACGGTAAGCTCCTCTATAGTCCGGGAGACATGAATAAAGCATTCAAAGATGAGCTTGAAAGGCGGGATTGGAAAGAAGAGCGATACAAATACTTTGTGACGGATGATGAAGACCTCACAAGAAAAATACTAACATTGTCACCCAAAAAACAAAAAAAGGAAATTGAAGAAGCTGGAAAAATTCCTTTTGAATCTTATAATCAAACAGACTTCGTTAAAAATAGAACTGCTGTAGAACTTCAATTCGGCAAATATTCATTTGTAGCGTTTGATATTTTTGTTAAACATATGGGGTTTTACATTGCAGATAAAATTGATGTTGGAATAGAAATATTGCCAATGAGGAAATTGTTAAATGAAATGTCATCTGGTCCCTCTTATTATGAACGGGAATTACAACATATAATAAGACAAGGCAGAGGAAACCCACCATTTCCATTTTTACTTATAGGAATAGAGCCGTAG
- a CDS encoding tyrosine-type recombinase/integrase, with protein MEHINSFLGWLKDEGKDEKTISAYRTTVGQFHEWLDGTYDEKPISDVKPIDIKEYIGYIKHTLNRRQATINKATASLKTYFAYLYDIGVNYDNPMTRIKIQKVQSSEQIGETGISKWMTKEEQDRFISYIDLEKNEFKRLRNLTIIDLMLYAGLRVAEVEKLKIEDVKINGDVTLTIREGKKGKYATVTLIGKYSKNLRNWLKQRQALMDDKYIHSPYLFVSQRTGQLTSRGIQVMLDKYAKLANMDHISPHRFRHSFCKNLANSGTSIEVIRRLARHENIQTTAIYIDPSHQEQLNALRNL; from the coding sequence ATGGAGCATATTAATAGTTTTCTAGGTTGGCTTAAAGATGAAGGGAAAGATGAGAAGACAATTTCCGCATACAGAACCACTGTCGGACAATTTCATGAATGGCTTGATGGTACATATGATGAAAAGCCGATCTCTGATGTTAAGCCCATCGACATAAAAGAGTATATTGGGTACATAAAACACACCTTGAACCGTAGACAAGCAACAATCAACAAAGCAACTGCTTCGCTAAAGACATACTTCGCCTATCTTTACGATATTGGGGTTAATTATGATAACCCAATGACAAGGATCAAGATTCAAAAAGTTCAGTCTTCTGAACAGATTGGTGAGACAGGCATTTCAAAATGGATGACCAAAGAAGAACAAGACCGATTCATTAGTTATATAGACTTGGAAAAGAACGAGTTTAAGCGTCTTCGAAATCTCACCATTATTGATCTGATGCTTTATGCAGGCTTGCGCGTTGCAGAGGTTGAGAAACTTAAAATCGAAGATGTTAAGATTAATGGAGACGTTACACTTACGATTAGAGAAGGAAAGAAAGGTAAGTACGCTACTGTAACACTGATAGGCAAGTATAGCAAGAACCTTCGTAATTGGCTCAAACAGCGTCAAGCATTGATGGATGACAAATACATTCACTCCCCTTATCTGTTCGTCTCACAACGTACAGGACAGCTTACGTCGCGGGGCATACAGGTTATGTTGGACAAATACGCCAAACTTGCAAATATGGATCATATATCTCCTCATAGATTTCGTCACTCCTTCTGCAAGAATCTTGCCAACTCTGGAACGTCAATAGAAGTCATAAGACGTTTAGCACGTCACGAGAACATTCAGACTACCGCGATTTACATCGACCCAAGCCATCAAGAGCAGCTTAATGCTCTAAGGAACTTGTAA
- a CDS encoding small acid-soluble spore protein P produces MSKPKSMPVPGVQPKQERHQGNGGPEPLSGSKKVKTRNHVSHNNPEG; encoded by the coding sequence ATGAGCAAACCCAAAAGCATGCCGGTTCCCGGTGTACAGCCCAAGCAGGAGCGTCATCAAGGAAACGGCGGACCTGAGCCGCTGTCCGGTTCCAAGAAAGTGAAGACCCGGAACCACGTCAGTCATAACAATCCGGAGGGTTAA
- a CDS encoding helix-turn-helix domain-containing protein, with amino-acid sequence MRDRNIIGNRIKYFRRLRNLTQEELAAKLNVMGLNIDRPMVSRIESRSREITDIEILAFSKVLNISVDELFK; translated from the coding sequence ATGAGAGATAGAAATATTATTGGAAATAGAATCAAATACTTTAGGAGATTGAGGAATCTCACACAAGAAGAATTAGCGGCGAAACTTAATGTAATGGGACTTAACATTGATAGACCCATGGTATCGAGAATTGAAAGTAGGTCAAGAGAGATTACAGATATAGAGATATTAGCTTTTTCCAAAGTATTAAATATCTCTGTAGATGAACTGTTTAAGTGA
- the pdxT gene encoding pyridoxal 5'-phosphate synthase glutaminase subunit PdxT produces the protein MKIGVLALQGAVAEHIRSIEWAGAEGVAVKRTEQLDELDGLIIPGGESTTIGKLMRKYGFIDAIRQFASEGKALFGTCAGLIVLAKSIEGGEEPHLGLMDITVSRNAFGRQRESFETDLDVKGIDNPVRAVFIRAPLITKTEAGVEVLSTYKDEVVTARQGKLLVSSFHPELTDDYSLHKYFLDMINGG, from the coding sequence ATGAAGATAGGAGTATTGGCGCTGCAGGGCGCTGTTGCGGAACATATACGAAGCATTGAATGGGCTGGTGCCGAAGGCGTAGCCGTTAAACGGACCGAGCAGCTGGATGAGCTGGACGGGTTGATTATTCCCGGGGGCGAAAGCACGACGATCGGCAAGCTGATGCGCAAGTACGGCTTCATCGACGCTATTCGTCAGTTTGCGAGCGAAGGCAAAGCTTTGTTTGGCACCTGCGCCGGTTTGATTGTTCTGGCCAAGTCGATTGAAGGCGGCGAGGAGCCTCACCTGGGACTGATGGACATTACGGTTTCCCGTAATGCGTTTGGACGACAGCGGGAGAGCTTTGAAACCGATCTGGATGTGAAGGGCATCGACAATCCTGTCCGTGCGGTGTTTATCCGTGCGCCTTTGATTACAAAGACGGAAGCCGGAGTTGAGGTGCTGTCCACCTACAAGGATGAAGTTGTTACAGCTAGACAAGGCAAGCTGCTGGTAAGCTCTTTTCATCCGGAGCTGACCGATGACTATTCGTTGCATAAATATTTTCTGGATATGATAAACGGCGGGTAA
- a CDS encoding D-alanyl-D-alanine carboxypeptidase family protein, whose protein sequence is MKSTDNKQKWTKQRKFKRAIATILLIQMLTAAPTAIWAEGSDANTSATNTSVTTTDTSSNTSANTSNTSSTPAADKAAEIVVPAIPDLAVKSAVLLEPTTGQVLYSFNSEEALPPASMTKMMTEYIVADQVKEGKIKWDDVVTIKENAAKQTGSRVYLAEGEQYTVKQLYIAMAVGSANDATVALAELVGGTELNFVKMMNAEAKRMGLPTAYFANSTGLNIADMPEGYRPDSDKETVMSAMDAAILAKYIVDDHPDFSDFTTITSYKLRDRDKDPIINWNWMLPGNASNTYLKQFAYPGLDGMKTGHTNAAGQCFTGTAVRDGVRLISVVMGASTEAKRFTETAKLLDYGFNNYTIKKVSAAKSTVPTAETVSVKKGKQTSVPLVTDQDVNFVLPKDVDPSGAAVSVNIDNKELTAPVKGGTKVGTVTYSFKVQGSNAPIQQTVNLVTAQDVDKAGWFKLFMRAIGDFFHDLFGSIKNLF, encoded by the coding sequence TTGAAATCAACGGATAACAAGCAAAAATGGACAAAACAACGTAAATTTAAGAGAGCGATTGCTACTATTCTATTAATTCAGATGCTGACTGCTGCTCCTACAGCGATCTGGGCTGAGGGATCAGATGCAAATACATCCGCAACGAATACTTCTGTAACAACTACCGATACTTCCAGCAATACGTCTGCGAACACCTCCAATACGTCTTCTACGCCGGCGGCTGACAAGGCAGCTGAAATCGTAGTGCCGGCCATTCCCGATCTGGCCGTGAAGTCCGCGGTTTTGCTTGAACCGACTACTGGACAAGTGTTGTATTCTTTCAACAGTGAGGAAGCCCTCCCCCCTGCCAGCATGACCAAGATGATGACTGAATATATCGTGGCTGATCAGGTGAAGGAAGGCAAGATTAAATGGGACGATGTGGTCACCATTAAAGAAAATGCGGCGAAACAAACCGGTTCGCGTGTATATTTGGCGGAAGGTGAACAATATACAGTTAAACAGCTTTATATTGCGATGGCAGTTGGCTCTGCGAATGATGCTACGGTAGCTTTGGCCGAATTGGTGGGCGGAACGGAGCTCAACTTCGTGAAGATGATGAATGCTGAAGCGAAGCGCATGGGGCTGCCTACGGCGTATTTTGCCAACTCGACAGGTCTCAATATTGCCGATATGCCAGAGGGGTACCGGCCTGACAGCGATAAAGAAACCGTGATGTCGGCTATGGATGCGGCTATCCTGGCGAAATATATCGTGGACGATCATCCGGATTTCTCTGATTTCACAACCATTACATCGTATAAGCTGCGCGATCGAGATAAAGATCCAATTATTAACTGGAACTGGATGCTGCCGGGCAACGCCTCGAATACTTATTTGAAGCAGTTTGCTTATCCGGGCCTGGATGGCATGAAGACGGGGCATACCAATGCTGCCGGACAGTGCTTCACAGGTACAGCGGTTCGGGACGGCGTACGTCTGATTAGTGTCGTGATGGGGGCTTCTACGGAAGCCAAACGTTTTACTGAAACGGCAAAGCTGCTGGATTACGGCTTCAATAACTATACAATCAAGAAGGTCAGTGCGGCTAAATCGACAGTGCCGACGGCGGAAACGGTCAGCGTGAAGAAAGGCAAACAAACCTCTGTACCGCTTGTCACCGATCAGGACGTAAATTTTGTGCTTCCGAAGGACGTTGATCCAAGCGGAGCAGCTGTATCTGTTAATATCGACAACAAAGAGCTGACGGCACCGGTCAAAGGCGGAACCAAGGTAGGCACGGTTACTTATTCTTTTAAAGTGCAGGGCTCCAATGCGCCGATTCAGCAAACGGTCAATCTAGTAACCGCTCAGGACGTGGACAAAGCCGGATGGTTCAAGCTGTTTATGCGGGCAATCGGCGATTTCTTCCATGATTTGTTCGGCAGCATCAAAAACTTGTTCTAA
- the serS gene encoding serine--tRNA ligase has protein sequence MLDVKILRNDYARVEAALKARGKSLDLIADFPKLDEKRRELLQESEQLKNRRNVVSAEVAKLKKAKENADEMIAEMRQVGDRIKELDEEVRVLEEQIQQLTMSIPNIPSDSVPIGASEEDNVEIRRWSEPRHFSFRPKAHWDVAVDLGILDFEAGAKVTGSRFTFYKGLGARLERALISFMMDLHSNEHGYEEILPPYIVNRDSLYGTGQLPKFEEDLFKLKDSDYYLIPTAEVPVTNYHRDEILDGADLPRYYVAYSSCFRSEAGAAGRDTRGLIRQHQFNKVELIKIVHPDSSYEELEKMTANAERVLQLLNLPYRVLSLCTGDMGFTAAKTYDLEVWLPESGMYREISSCSNVEDFQARRASIRFRPEPKAKPEFVHTLNGSGLAVGRTVAAILENYQQEDGSVEIPEVLRPYMGGIRHITKKN, from the coding sequence ATGTTGGATGTCAAAATTTTACGTAATGACTACGCCCGCGTCGAAGCCGCGCTGAAGGCAAGAGGCAAATCGCTGGACCTGATCGCTGATTTCCCCAAGCTGGACGAGAAACGACGCGAGCTGCTCCAGGAAAGCGAACAGCTGAAGAACCGCCGCAATGTGGTTTCGGCTGAAGTAGCCAAGCTGAAGAAGGCCAAAGAGAACGCGGACGAGATGATTGCCGAAATGCGTCAGGTTGGTGACCGGATTAAGGAACTGGATGAGGAAGTGCGTGTGCTGGAGGAACAAATTCAGCAGCTGACAATGAGCATTCCTAACATTCCTAGCGACAGTGTGCCTATCGGCGCTTCGGAGGAGGATAATGTCGAGATCCGCCGCTGGAGCGAGCCTCGTCATTTCTCTTTCAGGCCTAAAGCGCATTGGGACGTGGCTGTCGATCTCGGCATTCTCGATTTTGAAGCCGGTGCCAAAGTGACCGGTTCCCGGTTTACGTTCTATAAAGGATTAGGCGCTCGCCTGGAGCGTGCCCTGATCAGCTTTATGATGGACCTGCACAGCAATGAGCACGGATATGAAGAGATTTTGCCTCCCTATATCGTCAACCGCGACAGCCTGTACGGTACCGGGCAGCTTCCGAAGTTTGAAGAAGATTTGTTCAAATTGAAGGACAGCGATTATTACCTGATTCCTACCGCTGAGGTTCCGGTGACGAACTACCATCGCGATGAAATCCTGGACGGCGCTGATTTGCCGCGCTACTATGTGGCTTACAGCTCCTGCTTCCGTTCCGAGGCCGGTGCCGCAGGCCGTGATACACGCGGTTTGATTCGCCAGCATCAGTTCAACAAAGTGGAACTGATCAAAATTGTTCATCCGGATAGCTCTTATGAGGAGCTCGAGAAAATGACAGCCAACGCTGAGCGCGTGCTCCAGTTGCTTAATCTTCCTTACCGCGTGCTGAGCTTGTGTACGGGCGATATGGGCTTCACAGCGGCCAAGACTTATGATCTGGAAGTATGGCTGCCTGAAAGCGGTATGTACCGCGAGATTTCTTCCTGCTCGAACGTGGAGGATTTCCAGGCCCGCCGCGCGAGCATTCGTTTCCGTCCGGAGCCTAAGGCCAAACCGGAGTTCGTACACACGCTGAACGGATCAGGTCTTGCTGTTGGACGTACGGTTGCCGCTATTCTGGAGAACTACCAGCAGGAAGACGGCAGCGTGGAAATTCCGGAGGTGCTGCGTCCTTACATGGGCGGCATCAGACATATCACAAAGAAGAATTAA
- a CDS encoding tyrosine-type recombinase/integrase, whose protein sequence is MSTSTGKTPHKRGQRKNNLDIPQRFLDRLTPTVLETTHSSTLKADKTLPETLTLDRLFYRYYSARQAAGAAERTLEDYRKHMNLFRRFLASEYNGLDNFVPNRDVIRSWISSMLTVQKLKPSTINIRLRTVKAMFNWAMSERIIKESPFENVELLKVPEEDFQVISKAHERKLFNCCELTTFTGLRDALLMSFLLDTGVRIGECMRIFVEEVDLQNRSASVRAESAKTRKARTVYFGARTQELLVIYLAWHEKNGQAPNLFLNEFGQPLDKNWATRCISFIGKKAKISGVRISPHTFRHTFATRYIKATGDPFSLRRLLGHSSMEMVNRYVNQDVADVREQYEKFMNGGNEL, encoded by the coding sequence ATGAGTACAAGTACAGGAAAGACACCGCATAAGCGCGGGCAAAGAAAGAATAATTTAGATATTCCCCAGCGGTTTTTAGACCGTCTTACTCCTACGGTCTTGGAAACGACACATTCATCAACCTTAAAGGCTGACAAGACGCTTCCAGAGACATTGACTTTAGATAGGCTGTTTTACCGTTACTATTCCGCACGGCAAGCGGCAGGGGCGGCAGAACGTACTCTAGAGGATTACAGGAAACACATGAACTTGTTTCGTCGTTTCTTGGCTTCGGAGTACAACGGTCTGGATAACTTTGTACCTAATCGGGATGTTATTCGCTCGTGGATTTCATCTATGTTGACGGTGCAGAAATTAAAGCCCTCAACGATAAATATTAGACTAAGAACAGTCAAAGCAATGTTCAATTGGGCTATGAGTGAGAGAATAATTAAAGAATCCCCGTTTGAAAATGTAGAACTTTTAAAAGTGCCAGAAGAAGACTTTCAAGTTATCTCAAAAGCACATGAACGGAAGTTGTTTAACTGCTGTGAGTTGACCACCTTTACTGGATTACGCGATGCGCTATTAATGTCATTTCTGCTTGATACAGGGGTGCGTATCGGGGAGTGTATGAGAATCTTTGTAGAGGAAGTTGATTTGCAGAATCGCTCCGCATCTGTTCGGGCTGAATCAGCTAAAACCAGAAAAGCACGGACGGTGTATTTTGGAGCAAGGACACAAGAATTGTTGGTTATTTACCTTGCTTGGCATGAGAAAAACGGACAAGCCCCGAATTTGTTTCTCAATGAGTTTGGGCAACCATTAGATAAGAATTGGGCAACAAGATGTATTAGTTTCATCGGTAAGAAGGCAAAGATTTCAGGCGTACGTATAAGCCCACACACTTTCCGCCATACGTTTGCGACTCGCTATATAAAGGCAACAGGCGACCCATTCTCATTGCGGCGATTGCTCGGACATTCCTCTATGGAAATGGTCAACCGTTATGTCAATCAAGATGTCGCAGATGTTCGGGAGCAGTATGAGAAGTTTATGAACGGGGGAAATGAGTTATAA
- a CDS encoding DNA-methyltransferase, whose translation MKTYRNEEILHSLSPEINLPKVVLHHGDTLEYLKSLPSNSTKLIVTSPPYNVGKEYETKTSIENYLLSQEKVIQELIRIVSEDGSICWQVGNYVDKGEVFPLDIYYYNIFKKHNLYLRNRIVWRFGHGLHAKNRFSGRYETILWFTKSNDYTFNLDDVRIPAKYPGKKHFKGEKKGQLSGNPKGKNPEDVWDILIEDWDELVWDIPNVKSNHPEKTVHPCQYPVELIERLVLALTNENDTVLDPYAGVSSSIIAAIKHKRNAIGIDKELSYINVGIDRIRAFANGKLELRPLGKEVYKPTGKEKVSSIPEEWLTSKDSIYHKS comes from the coding sequence ATGAAGACTTACAGAAATGAGGAAATTTTACATAGCCTCAGCCCAGAAATTAATTTACCTAAAGTTGTATTGCATCATGGCGATACCCTTGAATATTTGAAATCTCTACCTTCAAACTCGACAAAGTTAATTGTTACTTCCCCACCATATAATGTGGGCAAAGAATATGAAACAAAAACTTCAATTGAGAATTACCTATTATCACAAGAAAAGGTAATACAAGAGTTAATAAGAATTGTCAGTGAAGATGGTAGCATTTGTTGGCAAGTTGGAAATTATGTTGATAAGGGTGAAGTGTTCCCACTAGATATTTATTATTACAATATATTTAAAAAGCATAATCTTTATCTTCGTAACAGAATTGTGTGGCGGTTCGGACATGGTTTGCATGCAAAAAATAGGTTTTCAGGAAGATATGAGACAATTCTATGGTTTACAAAATCAAATGATTACACATTTAATCTTGATGATGTACGAATCCCAGCAAAGTACCCAGGAAAAAAACATTTCAAAGGAGAAAAGAAGGGTCAGTTATCAGGAAATCCCAAAGGAAAGAATCCAGAAGATGTGTGGGATATACTTATTGAAGATTGGGATGAGTTAGTTTGGGATATTCCTAATGTAAAGTCTAACCATCCAGAAAAGACAGTACATCCTTGCCAATATCCTGTGGAATTAATTGAACGCTTAGTACTTGCCTTAACAAATGAAAATGATACTGTGTTAGACCCATATGCTGGGGTTTCCTCTTCCATAATTGCTGCAATTAAGCATAAGAGAAATGCTATTGGGATTGATAAAGAGTTATCATATATTAATGTAGGAATTGACAGAATTAGAGCCTTTGCTAATGGAAAGCTTGAATTGAGGCCTTTAGGTAAGGAGGTCTATAAGCCAACAGGAAAAGAAAAAGTATCTTCAATACCAGAAGAATGGCTTACCTCTAAGGATTCCATTTATCATAAATCGTAA
- the guaB gene encoding IMP dehydrogenase yields the protein MWENKFAKEGLTFDDVLLIPRKSETLPKEVSVSTQLSSSVKLNIPLISAGMDTVTEAALAIAIAREGGIGIIHKNMPIEQQAEEVDRVKRSESGVITNPFYLTPDHLVSDAERVMGKFRISGVPIVDEQQKLVGILTNRDLRFIHDYSIKISEVMTKENLVTAPVGTTLQEAEILLQQHKIEKLPLVDSNNVLKGLITIKDIEKAIQFPNAAKDAQGRLLVGAAIGISKDTFERTEALVKAGVDLITVDSAHGHHINIIDAVRSLRERYPDLTIVAGNVATGDATRELIEAGASVVKVGIGPGSICTTRVIAGIGVPQITAIYDCATVAREYGVPIIADGGIKYSGEITKALAAGAHAVMLGSLFAGTDESPGESEIYQGRKYKVYRGMGSMGAMKQGSKDRYFQDDDKKLVPEGIEGRVAYKGPLSDTIHQLIGGLRSGMGYCGTKTLEELRNDTEFVRITGAGLRESHPHDVQITKEAPNYSL from the coding sequence GTGTGGGAGAACAAGTTTGCTAAAGAAGGTTTAACGTTTGACGATGTATTGCTGATTCCGCGTAAGTCCGAAACTTTGCCTAAAGAGGTTAGTGTGTCCACGCAGCTCAGCAGTAGTGTAAAGCTAAATATTCCGCTAATTAGTGCAGGGATGGATACGGTAACGGAAGCGGCTTTGGCAATTGCGATTGCACGTGAAGGTGGCATCGGGATTATCCATAAGAATATGCCGATTGAACAGCAGGCGGAGGAAGTGGACCGTGTAAAACGCTCCGAAAGCGGCGTTATTACTAATCCGTTTTATTTGACTCCTGACCATCTCGTATCTGATGCAGAGCGTGTAATGGGCAAATTCCGGATTTCCGGCGTGCCGATCGTGGACGAGCAGCAGAAGCTGGTGGGTATTCTCACAAACCGTGACCTTCGTTTCATTCATGATTACAGCATTAAGATCAGCGAAGTGATGACCAAAGAGAACCTGGTAACGGCTCCGGTTGGGACAACCCTTCAGGAAGCGGAGATTCTGCTGCAGCAGCACAAAATTGAGAAACTCCCGCTCGTGGACAGCAACAATGTCCTTAAAGGCCTTATCACCATAAAAGATATCGAGAAAGCCATTCAATTCCCTAACGCTGCAAAAGATGCACAGGGCCGTCTGTTAGTCGGTGCTGCTATTGGCATTTCCAAAGATACCTTTGAGCGTACGGAAGCGCTGGTCAAAGCCGGCGTTGATCTGATTACCGTCGACTCTGCACATGGACATCACATTAATATTATTGATGCGGTTCGCAGCCTGCGTGAACGGTACCCGGATTTGACGATTGTTGCCGGTAACGTTGCAACTGGCGACGCAACCCGTGAATTGATTGAAGCCGGAGCTTCCGTTGTCAAGGTTGGCATTGGACCGGGTTCTATTTGTACAACACGCGTCATTGCAGGGATTGGCGTACCACAAATTACAGCAATTTATGATTGTGCTACCGTTGCCCGTGAGTATGGCGTACCGATTATCGCCGACGGCGGCATCAAATACTCGGGTGAAATTACAAAAGCCCTCGCAGCCGGCGCTCATGCCGTTATGCTGGGAAGTTTGTTTGCCGGTACGGATGAAAGCCCTGGCGAATCTGAAATTTACCAAGGCCGTAAATATAAAGTATACCGTGGTATGGGCTCCATGGGCGCCATGAAGCAGGGCAGTAAAGACCGCTACTTCCAGGATGATGACAAGAAACTTGTTCCAGAAGGCATCGAAGGCCGGGTAGCTTACAAAGGTCCTTTGTCCGATACGATTCATCAGTTGATCGGCGGTTTGCGTTCCGGCATGGGCTACTGCGGAACCAAAACGCTGGAAGAGCTTCGCAACGATACGGAGTTTGTGCGCATTACGGGTGCAGGTCTGCGTGAAAGCCATCCGCATGACGTGCAAATTACGAAAGAAGCCCCTAACTACTCCTTGTAA
- the pdxS gene encoding pyridoxal 5'-phosphate synthase lyase subunit PdxS, translated as MMETGTSRVKRGMAEMQKGGVIMDVMNAEQAKIAEAAGATAVMALERVPSDIRAAGGVARMADPTIVEEVMKVVTIPVMAKARIGHYVEAKVLESLGVDYLDESEVLTPADEVFHIDKHEFTVPFVCGAKDLGEALRRIGEGASMIRTKGEPGTGNIVEAVRHMRLINSQIRKVQNMSKDELYAEAKNLGVPYNLLLEVHENGKLPVVNFAAGGVATPADAALMMHLGADGVFVGSGIFKSDNPEKFARAIVEATTHYTDYKLIAEVSKNLGTPMKGIEISTLAANERMSQRGW; from the coding sequence ATTATGGAGACAGGAACATCCAGAGTTAAAAGAGGCATGGCAGAAATGCAAAAAGGCGGCGTCATCATGGACGTCATGAACGCCGAGCAAGCCAAAATTGCCGAAGCAGCCGGCGCTACTGCGGTTATGGCATTGGAACGGGTACCTTCCGATATTCGTGCAGCAGGCGGCGTAGCTCGTATGGCCGATCCTACCATTGTCGAGGAAGTTATGAAGGTTGTAACGATTCCGGTTATGGCGAAAGCCCGTATCGGTCATTATGTCGAAGCTAAAGTGCTGGAATCCCTTGGTGTAGACTACCTGGATGAAAGTGAAGTTTTGACACCAGCCGACGAAGTATTCCATATCGACAAACATGAGTTCACCGTACCTTTCGTTTGCGGAGCTAAAGATTTGGGCGAAGCGCTGCGCCGGATCGGCGAGGGAGCTTCCATGATCCGTACGAAAGGCGAGCCTGGAACAGGCAACATCGTAGAAGCTGTTCGCCACATGCGTTTGATCAACAGCCAGATCCGCAAAGTGCAGAACATGTCGAAGGACGAGCTTTATGCAGAAGCGAAAAACCTTGGCGTGCCTTACAATCTGCTGCTTGAAGTTCACGAGAACGGCAAACTGCCGGTGGTTAACTTTGCAGCTGGCGGTGTAGCCACACCGGCTGACGCTGCTTTGATGATGCATTTGGGCGCAGACGGCGTATTCGTAGGCTCCGGTATTTTTAAATCGGACAACCCTGAGAAATTTGCCCGCGCCATTGTTGAAGCAACTACACATTATACAGATTACAAGCTGATTGCTGAAGTATCCAAGAATCTGGGTACACCGATGAAAGGCATTGAAATTTCCACGCTGGCTGCCAATGAGCGCATGTCCCAGCGCGGCTGGTAA
- a CDS encoding helix-turn-helix domain-containing protein, giving the protein MSDDIGKIIGDRVRNYRKRRGISQEELAHLSSFSVSFIGEVERSEKSPSMDNLYRICCALGITIQELFDHVQPSSQSKEAEIISDIVNKIQVLQTKDLILVREMVDLMIRFKR; this is encoded by the coding sequence ATGAGCGATGACATTGGAAAAATAATAGGTGATAGGGTTCGTAATTATCGGAAACGGCGGGGAATATCGCAGGAGGAACTTGCTCACTTGTCGTCGTTCTCTGTATCGTTTATCGGAGAAGTTGAACGTTCAGAGAAATCCCCTTCAATGGATAATCTATATAGAATTTGCTGCGCTCTTGGAATAACTATTCAAGAATTATTTGACCATGTTCAACCAAGCAGTCAGTCTAAAGAAGCTGAAATTATCTCCGACATCGTGAACAAGATTCAAGTCCTGCAAACAAAAGATTTGATTTTAGTACGTGAAATGGTTGATCTTATGATTCGCTTCAAAAGATAA
- a CDS encoding DnaA N-terminal domain-containing protein, whose product MSQNNNDNKLIDQEENMLLLLKKLLESMSKQLSAPAFAYWFSDISIQELDIDRIIFGTDTQLKMEWLEVRYSKLILETLKSITGKDYNLEFVLVPRKKHDA is encoded by the coding sequence ATGAGTCAGAACAACAATGACAACAAATTGATAGATCAGGAAGAAAACATGCTCCTTCTACTGAAAAAACTACTGGAAAGTATGAGTAAACAGTTATCGGCTCCTGCATTTGCTTATTGGTTCAGCGATATTTCAATTCAAGAGTTAGATATTGACCGTATAATTTTCGGTACAGATACCCAACTGAAAATGGAGTGGCTGGAAGTCAGATATTCAAAATTAATTTTAGAAACATTGAAATCAATTACAGGGAAGGACTACAACCTAGAGTTTGTATTGGTTCCAAGAAAGAAACATGACGCCTGA